The Meleagris gallopavo isolate NT-WF06-2002-E0010 breed Aviagen turkey brand Nicholas breeding stock chromosome 20, Turkey_5.1, whole genome shotgun sequence DNA window NNNNNNNNNNNNNNNNNNNNNNNNNNNNNNNNGCCCGGCGGTGCCGCAGCCATGGCGGAGCGCGTCGAGCAGCGGCTGGAGGACCGCGTGCCGGAGCTGGAGCAGTTGGAGCGGGTCGGCCTCTTCACGCACGAGGAGATCAGGTGGGGCGGCCCCCGGGCCGGTGGGGGCGGTCCTGTGCTGAGGTCCCGGTGCTGATGGCTCCGTGTCTTCTTTCGTGCAGGGCTGTCTTGAAGAAGGCCACGGCTCTGGAGTACAAAATACAGCGGAGAGCCCTTCGGAAGGAGGATTTTATCAATTATATCCAGGTTGGCTGTGCTGATCAGCGGTACTAACCGCATAGATCCCTCTCTGTTAGGAGTTCCGTAGTTATCTATGTAAGAAACCTGCTGCTTGAGGGTGTCCTTGCTTCGCTGGTAGTCTTTACTCGTGAGTGATTGTTAGGATACGAGGCAATGGTGTTAAACTAAAAGAGGTTACGTTTAGGTCAGATATCCGAAAGACATTGTTTACTCGGGTGTTGATGAGGCTCTGGCACTGCTCAGAGATGCCCGAGGCCATGGCTGGGCCCTGAGCTGAGGGGGGTCACCCAGCCCAGGTGGGGGTGGTACTTAAGATCCAttctaacccaaaccatgcTGGGATGATTTTATAAGCACAGGTTAGGCATGAAGCTTAGACAGCAGTTTGGAGCTTTTGGGGGCAAGAGAAGCTTCATTCTCTTAAGGACTCTTTTCTGTAGTTCCTTTCCTCTCTGGGAATATAGAGACTTCAGTTTTCTGACGTGCTGTGCAAGTTGTCTTTCCATGCAACTCATTTGTTGTAGTCTAGAGAATCTGGAGCATGCATTAAAATTCTAGGAATATGTGGGTTAAGGCTGAAATACCACATGCAGTAAAAATGCTAAAACTTAATTTTAGTCACTCGTAGAAAAGTAGTGATCTGCTCACAAAACTGTTGCTTGTGGTTTCCTGGATGTAACTTCTATTATCTTTGTGACCAGCTGTAAAGCACTTCATCTTCGTTGTTATTTTTTTCGTTACTATTACATCTTTTCATTTGcctttaaatgtatttttttctccccactctAGTATGAAATTAATCTCCTGGAACTGATCAAGAAAAGAAGAGCGGTACGTTTGTCAAGTTTGTCAGTTTCTGCAAGTGCAATCACTGTGCACTAGATTTTCTTGTGTAATGAaagtaatactttttttctcccagcgCACCGGGTACTCATTTAAGAAGGATGAAATTGAGAGCTCTATTATGCATAGGGTCCACAGCCTCTTCAAACGTGCCActggaaaatggaaagtaagtttatttcttttgtttgtagTAGCAgcttggaaaataattttttggtGTGTTGTGATGTAAAAATTAACCTAGATATCTCAGCTAACAAATATTTTCGGTTACACAGAGAAATATGACAGAAAATCTAAGCAGAAATTTGGTATTACAGTGCAGTGTCACAGAAGTAGATCTTTCATgtcagattttattattatttttggagaaacaatattttgtcttctgaatCATTACTTGTTATCTGTCCTGAGTCATATGTTGCCTTGTGAGTTTTGTGCATCTGCTTGCAAGGACTAGAAATGAAAAGAACTCTCCTTTACTTTGGGCAGAGATTGTCTTGATAGCTCTTGTGGTAAAACCTATGTGAGGTACATAAGAAATCATTTTAGTGAGTTCTCTGTTGAGTCAAGCATAATACAGTTTTCACTGCAGGGGCAGCAGGAGTGTATGTATTAGGGTGGAGAGTTGGTTTTCTTCAGATGTTTTGCAGGAATGTGGATATCtgaaaaaagtgaattttagaataaaaattcCTCCTTTCTTCATGCCAAGGGGACATACCAAGTGCATTTTGTTTGCCTGTCAGTGTGCAAGAGTGCTTTAGTATTTGTTCTAAGTTTCATTCTCTCCCACTTGCATTTCCACTAGGAAGATGTCCAGCTTTGGCTGTCACACGTTGCGTTTTGCAAGCAGTGGGTGAGTTTTCAAAATCTTGTTCTTACTGATTAAAGATACTGGGTTGCTGGCCAGGCAGGCATCTAGAACTTGTATTGTAAGGCAGAGGAACTGATTGTACTGCAACATGAGTATCATAACCTTTTGGCTTGAGAGTATTCATTCGTTTTGTGGAATGAATGAGTCACCTGCCCGTgaattgtgatttttgtttcaaaCGTTTCTTATAGTGATTATGCTGAAAAGTGTAATTCTGGCAGTCTAGTACTCTCTAAAGTTCTCTGTGCAAGTCTTCATGTTGTTCCCAGCATCCCGTTGttatctttcttgtactgaaggAGATGATGTTAGCATAGTAATGAAAACgactgaagaaaaatgcagtctTTATCTTAGAAGTGGTCAGTGAGATTTGTAACATAGGCAACATCTGTGTTAGCTGTCTAGATGCAGAAGAGTTAACTGTGCTGGTGCTGACTGGTAACAATTGAAAGCTGGTTGATACTAAATAAGTGCCAAAAACTTTGATCTAAAGTGAAAGTAGAGAGAAACATCTTTTCCTGTATGATTGCATTGCAACTTATGAATGTTCTTAGTGAAATTTCAGTGCTGTTGGTTTAGTTTGGTACTACAGATGATAAAACAAAGCTATTTCTTTTAcagaatgcaaaacatcagcttaGTAAGGTGTTTTCTACCATGTTGGCCATTCATCCCAATAAACCaggtaaataaaacaaagctgagcacTGTCTTTATAACTCAGTATAGGTTGAAGAGTGGTGATTTGAGTTCTTATGGAATCCAATTCAAGCTGTTGCCTTGCTGCTTCATCAGAAAGGATGCTTCTGACAGGTCGTGCTGAGCAATCAAAAGGTGATGTGAAGTGGGAGTCCACTGCTTTGAATGACCATTCCCCAGATAGACTAGGGACTAGATAAACatttcagaggcagatgttaaATACTAGTGGCTGATTTTGGGAATTGAAGACGTAATTTTACATTGTTGGATCTGTAGCTGTGCCGGATTAAACTTCCTGGATCTGCTTGGCTTCCAGTCATATTTAACTTGGTGTTACTCTCAGTTGTATTTCATAGCTGTGCTCATGCGTGTGGGATAAGTACAGTGAACAGAAACATCCTGGAAAACAGTTTCAGAATGGATTCTCATGAGCAGACACTTGCTCAGCCTTAAAATGAATTGATATCTTCTGTTACAGCACTGTGGATTATGGCAGCAAAATGGGAAATGGAAACACGCCTCTCCTCAGAAAGTGCTAGGCACTTGTTCCTGCGTGCTTTGCGCTTCCATCCAGAGTGTCCAAAACTTTACCAAGAGGTAACTTTGTGGTTTATTTATGAGAAATCGTTTGAGCAGTCAGAACAAACCAGTCCAGCAGATTTCTGAGATCAGTCTGGCAAAAGCTCAGATCGATCTGGTTTAAAGAATGACTAGAAGGTGGACATTTCTGAATGTGTGACGTTTGTGCCTATAAGCACAGATCTTTAAAAGCCGAGGCTCACAGACGTGTGTGATGTGTTGGCTAAGTCCTGTAGCTCCTCAGGCAGAGCTtgcttttcctcatgtttgtgAACTTAACATACTTATACTTGATCCATCCTCCCTTCCCGTCACTTAATTGTATCTTCTTTCTTGCAGTATTTCAGGATGGAACTGATGAATGcggaaaaacagagaaaggaaaagaaagaacttgAACGAGCAAAAATGAACGTGGTAGGTCATGCAGATTTACTCTGAAATACTACCTGCTTGTGTATCACACACTTTAAAGTTGAACTTCAAGGGCTTTCTATTAACGATTCGCTTGAGGATTGCTTAGAGAGTTTTTGTTCATGCTCTTGTGGTGAGGGTATGCTAAACTTCCCAAGTGTTGGCTCATGCTGAatttaaatacttcagtttttcttgtgACATTTCTAAAATCTTTTGTTAATATCTCAATTTGAAAGTTAGTTGCCATTTCTGTAAAGTaatattgaaatattatttcattgtAGTTAGCTTCTGGAAACTAGGGTAAGATAAATTTAGATGAAGAATCACTAtaattttctgctatttttctatgaaaaaagaaaaacttgcaACAATGCTATGTTGATATTACAGGAGGAATTCAATTATTCTGAGAAGATTCTTAATGGGGAAATGGCTCACATAATCTACAGGGATGCTGTTCAGAAAATTAAAGGtgatttaacatttcttttacttGGCAGGAAAACTGTTACGTTTAGGTCACCTGGCTTTCTCAAAGATAAATTAGGAAGATACAAGATAGATGGATTATAATTCATTGACAGTTAGTGTGTACAGTTTTCAATAGGCCTGACTTGTGTAGagccattctgtgtttttgtgaaAGAATTGAATGAGTGAGTAGTGGGGGTGGAACCAAGTTTGAAGGATGTGTGTAAGCATGTCAGTAGACAGGACTAGGTTACCTCTTCTTAGCCTGCAGTGCGCCTGCCTTAGgacttacctttttttttttgtcactgtctAGCATGAAATCTTGAAGCATGTAGCCAGGCAGTTAACATCCCTAACATCTGGCTTACCATATGGGTGAATGCTGAGGCTTACAGAAAAGAGCATCTGTCTGGACACTTAAATAATATCCATGTCTTGAAAAAGAATGTCAAGGATATAGAAATGCAAAGTGTGTGATGGGATGTGATATTCTActtgatacatttttttcccctcttgatCTGTAGGTGTTGAGTTCCGTCTGGCTCTGCTTTCTATTGCGAAGCTCTTCGATTTTACACACgatttgcaaaaagaaattcttgAAAGGTGAGAGGTTTTTTCAATAAGCACTCTCTTACCTTTCCTAATTTGTAGTGAGTTGAGAGGTTAATGACTAAAGTCTGTTCctctatggaaataaaatgttaagATGTATGGGAAATACTTctaagaaaatgtatttgaagCAAGTATACTCTTATGAAAAGGATGCATGAAAGAACTTCATTTTAAGCTTTGAAAACCTGCTAAGAAACACTTAGGTAAAACATAGTCGTTGCTGAATTATTCCAAGTTTAGTTTTCTTAAGTGCAGGAACTATTTTACTCGGtggttcttctgtttctttagtttctccaatttttcttctttcaaaagatCTCTCTGGAAAGGTGCCATTCTGGTTCACTCTGTTATTGGAGAATATCTCTACTAATAGCAAACTGGTATTTTCTCTTGTGGCGAAGTAAAGTGTCTCTTGTATTTGATTACTTAGAAATTATGTACGTTTCTATACCTTCAACCAACATGACAACCCTTCTAAACATTTGTCAAAAAGCAATGGCAGTAAATGGATATTACAGATATAGTATGTTAGTTTGCAGGCTGAATATGCTGATAATCCTCTGATGTGGGACTACATGGCCCGTCGAGAGCTGGAGCTGGGATCCTTGCAGTCCACAGAACCCACCACAAAACAGATGAAAGTGTCTGAAATGACCCAGAGAGAGGAACGTTGCAGTGCAGTCTTTGAAGAGGCTGTGACAGCAGTCCCCACAGGTGGAATATTCTCTCCACATTTTAACATCAGTTTTTCCTGCTATCTTAGCATATTGTGTACTGTGACAGTTTTGAAGGAGGATGCAAGTAGCTTTGGGTTTGGGATCCATTTAGGGGATCTCTTTTGTGTATTGCTGAGGTTATTTTCAAATGTACGTTCGGTCTTGAAAGAGTTGCTTAACTCGAAGTGTTTTTGTTGCTTACTTAATGTGATTTAACAATAGAAATGTGCATACAGGAGGACAGAGGTTTGGGAATTGTGAATGAAATTTCCTAAATGGAGGAAACGTGTTGAACTGAAGTATACTGTTGGTTAGCTGTGAGTAAGCATTGCTTTTGAGTTGCCAATGGATGGGTATCCAGTATCTGGCATTACCTTTATTCTCAAAAGAGTCTGTACAGAGACTGTGTGCAGTGGATGCAAATCTGCTGCTTACATAGTCTTTCATGTTAGGCAGACGGAAGATTTTCTCAATTGCCTGTGAATGTTCTCACTTCTGCAGACCCATTGAAAATACAGGCAAAAGGGTGCACTGAAAATTAATTGTGACAACGTGCTCTGAAGCCTCAGCTTAACTAAAAGCTTAATGCTCTTTAGAAAGAATTACTGATTGCAGCTTATACTGGGAAGCAGTTTTTAATGTTAATGTTTTAAAGCAGGGTCCCCTTTctagtatatttttttaaaaagttggcATTAACACTTGGTGCTTGGATTCTCTTAATCCCTGACCTTAAAGACAAATATTTGTGCTTACTGTTGTGATTCTACGAAGCATGACAGAATGTCTTTGATTCTGCAGAGGACATGTGGAAATGCTACATCACTTTCTGCTTAGAGAGATGTAACAGGAAAACCAACAGTGAAGAATTAAAGCAAAAGGTAAAAGGTCATTAGGAAATCATAGTACCAAAACAACCCTATTTTTGCAGGCTTTTGTTATCTTTCAGACAAGGAGTTAATGTTTGAAtgttttctcagaaatagtGACAAGTAACTCTCTTAAAAATCATTCAGTCTTTGTCTGAGGGAAGGCATGTTACCATTAGACACACGAGTGGGCTGCCTGAACATGAATACCTCAGCCACAAATCAGCCTTGTCAGTAAAGTGCTATGAGCTCCGTGTATGGAAATTGAGAGCAAACTTGTAGTTGTTCTGTGTGGCTTGGTTCTCTGTTAATACATTGCTATGTTGTTCTTCTGCTCCTCAAAGAAGAGATGTAATTCAAGTGCTCAGATTCCACCTTTATCTTATAAATAGTAGGAGTGTGTAAAACATTAGGTTTATACATTTTATTGgatttcagtaacattttgaTATAGAAATCCACTGGGTTTCTGGTAATGCTAGGATCTTGTTTTTGAAGGAATAATgcttattttcctcattttttgtTCTAGAGGCTGGAGAGGACACTGAGTGTGTTCAGCAAAGCCCATGAGTCCAGTTTGCTGCCAGAAGCTCTCTATAAGCAGTGGGTAAGAGTTGGTACAGAAAAATAGATTGGTGGACTGTCCTGTATTGATGCATGCCTACCTTTATCATTTTGTGTAATTAACAAAGTGAGCATTATTGTATTCAAGGTGTTGTTTTTGACAAAATACTGCACGTTTCTTGTGCTATCTGCTGTTTTTTAGCTTAAACTGTTACTGGAGTCCAGCCTTTCTCAGAAGGCTGCAGAGGTGGCAGAAGCTGCAACGAAGCGTTTCAGCCCGTCAGTGGAAATGTGGCAGATGAGGCTGCAGGTGCTGATCCAGTTGAAGAGTGACAGTGTGACCCAATGTTTTGAAGAAGCCTTTAAGCATGTGAAAGGATCTAAGGTTTGTGCTGGTTTTATGGACCCACTTGCATGCATCAGGTGGAAAATCTCTGCTACTtatttaaaggatttttttccttcatagtgCACTTATATTCCCTGGCTGCTTTTTAGGTCTATTTCACTTGCGTATTGCTTTAAGGAACACTGGGGAATTACAAGTTGTTTGTGCGTGGGGTATTTTATTTCAGGCTTTAAATGatttacatgctttttttttcttgctgttccaTTTCAAACTGGGCTACAAGGAGTGATGAGAAGAAGCAAGAAGCTGATttgttccttttcctccctATACTTTGAAGTTATCTCTGTATTTCAGTGCTCTGATGAACAAgaatttttctctccttcctggCACCATATCTAGCAGCAGTCCATCTAAGTAATATTTGTTGTATGAATTAGAAAGCAGACAAGAAGAGATTTCAGTCTGCAGTCTAAAGTTCTTTCTAAGAACTGTCTTAAGGATAGTTTTCACAGAAGCAGTAATGTAGAACTTGGTAGTTACCTTGCTTCTCTGAAAATCACTCTGAGTTGCTGTATTTCAATCGTTTGACTTCTGTATTTATGTTGTAGGGCACTTTACCATTATGGATCCTCTGGGTGGAATGGAGTGAAGTCGCAAATAGCAAGGAAGACACAGAAGCTCTGTACCAGGTACTTGGCTAATAAAAATCTTCATATGGTGATGTTCAAGTAAACAGGAGCTGTGTGTGCGGATGGAGTAGCTACAGTATGAAGCTTTTGCTGCATACTTCATGGATGTCTTGATATCAAAGCATTCCAAGTAAAGCTGTTTTCAAAAGTCAGCTGTACAGAAATGCCACGGAATATTGAAGGAGACATGTTTTAGATTACAACTAACATTGATTTTATTAcataatgctgtttttcagacatTATTTAGAATGCTTTTGTTATTACTTTCTCACACAAGACTCCATGTGTGTCAGGTGTCTGATGAGAGAGAAGATGCTGCTTCATCCTTCTTGTAACCTTTTACTTGTAGCTTATGtagtttttggtttgttttaaacttgCAGAAGTCCTTACATGCCATAGCTCCTGCTGAATCTGTGACTATGAAAGAAAAGTATCTTGACTGGGCTTATAGGAATGGTGGTTATAAGAAAGTAAGAAGAGTCTTTACCAGGTAACAAGAAAACCACTTCAAATCTGATTATTCTAGGGcaaatagtaaagaaaaaaatggcataaCGTTTgaagttatttctgtttttactttaGCCTGTATGAAAGTCGTCCGCTTTCGCTTGACTTCTTCAGGAAGATGATTGAGATAGAAAAGGAGCAAGTAAGTTGCTGAATATCCAATTACTGCCTTGTATTTGTAAAATACACTTCTAACTTTGATATGAAATTAAAGGCTTGTGAGCAGTGTCTTTTGTAATCAACATTTACGTTCTGATGTTGATTCATAGTATACAATACAAATGCAAGTTTCCTGGCAACTAATCTTTGGCAATGCGTGTGTATATGCATTACCATGACTTTCACTTTGTCAGAATGTAATCAAGCTGCAGACTCACTTCTGTACAAAATGAATGGCCTTTTTATACCTTCTTGTGTTAGGAATCATGCAAAATGCTTCATCTGAGAGAATACTATGAACGTGCTTTGAGAGAGTTTGGTTCAGCGGATTCTGGTAAGGagattttcttctcccttcccagTTCAGTGCTAcctcttttatttccatttgggGGGGAGTAGctgtttgttctgctgttatGATTGCTGTCATGCAGAGTGGAGCTAAAATCTTCGGTGACATTCTGCAGTGATCCCACACTTTTCAAACCAGGGCCTTTGTTCACAGCAGGATAACTTCAGCAGAACTACCAGCAAATAGTAGTTTTGACACTGGCAGGCATAGGAGATGCCCGTCACCTTTAATGTGCATTTGTGAACAGTATGGAGCCCTGTTtttataatagaaaataaatagctCAATTTCTCTGATGGCATGGGAAGCTACTGCTGAAGAGCTGCATTGTTTCTTAAGGTATCAGTTTTTCAGCTGGGTGCAGAACCGAGGCTTTTGAACCTCAagggagcaggaggaagaggtTTGACCAACTAAACCACACTGCACTAAGATGAAGAACACTTAGAA harbors:
- the UTP6 gene encoding U3 small nucleolar RNA-associated protein 6 homolog gives rise to the protein MAERVEQRLEDRVPELEQLERVGLFTHEEIRAVLKKATALEYKIQRRALRKEDFINYIQYEINLLELIKKRRARTGYSFKKDEIESSIMHRVHSLFKRATGKWKEDVQLWLSHVAFCKQWNAKHQLSKVFSTMLAIHPNKPALWIMAAKWEMETRLSSESARHLFLRALRFHPECPKLYQEYFRMELMNAEKQRKEKKELERAKMNVEEFNYSEKILNGEMAHIIYRDAVQKIKGVEFRLALLSIAKLFDFTHDLQKEILESLQAEYADNPLMWDYMARRELELGSLQSTEPTTKQMKVSEMTQREERCSAVFEEAVTAVPTEDMWKCYITFCLERCNRKTNSEELKQKRLERTLSVFSKAHESSLLPEALYKQWLKLLLESSLSQKAAEVAEAATKRFSPSVEMWQMRLQVLIQLKSDSVTQCFEEAFKHVKGSKGTLPLWILWVEWSEVANSKEDTEALYQKSLHAIAPAESVTMKEKYLDWAYRNGGYKKVRRVFTSLYESRPLSLDFFRKMIEIEKEQESCKMLHLREYYERALREFGSADSDLWLEYIKEELSHPQGKPENSGSIHWRAMKMLQGDQVEDFISKYTLLQTGHL